One Streptomyces sp. CNQ-509 DNA window includes the following coding sequences:
- a CDS encoding penicillin-binding transpeptidase domain-containing protein yields MKLPSSRTREALPRSFDDREVATAEPLPPPVAADLRQMMRLTAAGTAGRGLDAGARAKTGSAEAGGQEQPDSWFTAYRGDVAAAAVVPESSHGSEAAGPVVSAVLAAG; encoded by the coding sequence ATGAAGCTCCCGTCATCCCGAACGCGAGAAGCGCTCCCGCGTTCCTTCGACGACCGCGAGGTGGCCACCGCCGAGCCGCTGCCGCCGCCGGTGGCGGCGGATCTGCGGCAGATGATGCGGCTGACCGCGGCCGGCACCGCGGGCCGGGGGCTGGACGCCGGGGCGCGCGCAAAGACCGGCTCGGCGGAGGCCGGCGGGCAGGAACAGCCGGACAGCTGGTTCACCGCGTACCGCGGCGACGTGGCCGCGGCGGCGGTGGTGCCGGAGAGCAGCCACGGCAGCGAGGCGGCGGGCCCGGTGGTGAGCGCGGTGCTGGCCGCGGGGTGA
- a CDS encoding FAD-dependent oxidoreductase: MSAPLANAPATLPTVVIGAGPVGLAAAAHLTERGIEPLVLEAGPAAGSAVREWGHVRLFSTWSELVDPAAEKLLAPTGWTAPDGAAYPSGADWAERYLQPLADVLGDKVRYGATVTGVSRLGRDRLVDADRGQQPFTVRVTLADGSEQRILARAVIDASGTWSTPGPIGADGLPALGEHAASERVSYRIPDLKDPAVRARYAGRRTAVIGSGASAFTALAALADVATEEPGTHAAWILRRGISGATFGGGTADQLPARGALGLAAKAAVDQGHADAVTGFRTETIEPAEDGRLVLTGEDGRRLDPVDEVIVLTGLRPDLSFLSEMRLRLDERLQAPVELAPLIDPNQHSCGTVYPHGHRELSHPETGFYLVGMKSYGRAPTFLAMTGYEQVRSVAAAIAGDTESADRVELTLPETGVCGGAGLFDDPAGTKQSDGGGCCAPEPALVSIGVTTAAEGEQTSGGCCS; encoded by the coding sequence GTGTCTGCGCCGCTCGCCAACGCGCCCGCCACTCTTCCGACCGTGGTGATCGGAGCCGGCCCCGTCGGTCTGGCCGCCGCCGCCCATCTCACAGAGCGCGGCATCGAACCTCTGGTTTTGGAAGCCGGGCCCGCCGCAGGCAGTGCTGTACGCGAGTGGGGGCACGTGCGGCTGTTCTCCACCTGGTCCGAACTCGTCGACCCGGCCGCCGAAAAGCTCCTGGCCCCGACTGGCTGGACCGCCCCCGATGGCGCCGCCTACCCTTCCGGCGCGGACTGGGCCGAGCGGTACCTCCAGCCCCTCGCCGACGTCCTCGGCGACAAGGTGCGCTATGGCGCGACCGTCACGGGCGTCTCCCGGCTCGGGCGCGACCGTCTCGTCGACGCCGACCGCGGGCAGCAGCCCTTCACCGTCCGCGTCACCCTCGCCGACGGCTCCGAGCAGCGGATCCTCGCCCGCGCCGTGATCGACGCCTCCGGCACCTGGTCCACCCCCGGCCCCATCGGCGCCGACGGACTGCCCGCCCTTGGCGAACACGCCGCCTCCGAGCGGGTCTCTTACCGCATCCCCGACCTCAAGGACCCGGCCGTCCGAGCCCGTTACGCCGGCCGGCGCACCGCCGTGATCGGCTCCGGTGCCTCCGCGTTCACCGCGCTCGCCGCCCTCGCCGACGTCGCCACGGAAGAACCGGGCACGCACGCGGCGTGGATCCTGCGGCGCGGCATCAGCGGCGCGACCTTTGGCGGCGGCACCGCCGACCAGCTGCCCGCCCGTGGCGCGCTCGGCCTCGCCGCGAAGGCCGCCGTCGACCAGGGTCACGCCGACGCCGTCACCGGCTTCCGCACCGAGACCATCGAACCCGCCGAGGACGGTCGCCTGGTGCTGACAGGCGAGGACGGACGCCGGCTCGACCCGGTGGACGAGGTCATCGTCCTGACAGGCCTGCGCCCCGACCTCTCCTTCCTCTCCGAGATGCGCCTCCGTCTCGACGAGCGTCTCCAGGCGCCGGTCGAACTGGCGCCGCTGATCGACCCCAACCAGCACTCCTGCGGCACCGTCTACCCGCACGGACACCGCGAGCTGTCCCATCCCGAAACCGGTTTCTACCTGGTCGGCATGAAGTCCTACGGCCGCGCCCCCACCTTCCTCGCCATGACCGGATACGAGCAGGTCCGCTCCGTAGCGGCGGCCATCGCCGGTGACACCGAATCCGCCGACCGCGTCGAGCTGACCCTCCCCGAGACCGGAGTCTGCGGCGGCGCCGGGCTCTTCGACGACCCCGCCGGCACGAAGCAGAGCGACGGCGGGGGCTGTTGCGCACCGGAACCCGCACTCGTGTCGATCGGCGTCACCACTGCGGCCGAAGGTGAGCAGACCTCCGGCGGCTGCTGCTCGTGA
- a CDS encoding MFS transporter, whose amino-acid sequence MRAKDAVPHAGPGKVQAPLRRACGASGPLRQSVLPALCVTEIVSWGVLYYAFPVLAPQISQNTGWSSPSVAAAFSGALIVSALAGIPLGRVLDRRGPRKIMTGGSLLAVPAVVAVALAPSLPLFTIAWLVCGLAMSATLYPPAFAAVTGWFDGTQRTRALTTVTLVAGLASTVFAPLTATLADHMSWRTTYLVLAAVLAVVTVPLHALCLRAPWPAPSGHAAAGLTAAAGRRPESAVPRTRPFLLLGLSMALASFAFAAAVVATVPLLTNRALSSEAAAWALGLGGVGQVLGRLGYAALVRRVGVRARTVLAYSLGGLTTLALGIAPGPMPLLIAASMAAGAVRGVATLLQATAITDRWGAQSYGTLSGLLSAPAVAATALAPWAGAGLAVLLGGYPALFALLAALLGAAAVLAAGSVPRKATGASTG is encoded by the coding sequence GTGCGAGCCAAGGACGCGGTGCCCCATGCCGGACCCGGCAAAGTCCAGGCCCCGCTCCGCCGCGCCTGCGGCGCGAGCGGGCCGCTCCGGCAGAGTGTCCTTCCCGCGCTGTGTGTCACAGAGATCGTCAGCTGGGGTGTCCTGTACTACGCCTTTCCGGTACTCGCTCCGCAGATCAGCCAGAACACCGGCTGGTCGAGCCCTTCAGTGGCCGCGGCCTTCTCCGGGGCACTGATCGTCTCGGCGCTCGCCGGGATCCCTCTCGGTAGAGTCCTGGACCGGCGTGGCCCCCGGAAGATCATGACGGGCGGCTCCCTGCTCGCTGTCCCCGCCGTCGTCGCGGTAGCTCTCGCCCCGAGCCTTCCGCTGTTCACCATCGCCTGGCTGGTCTGCGGCCTGGCCATGTCCGCCACCCTGTACCCGCCCGCTTTCGCCGCAGTGACCGGATGGTTCGACGGAACGCAGCGTACGCGTGCCCTGACGACCGTGACGCTCGTAGCGGGACTGGCGAGCACGGTCTTCGCCCCTCTGACGGCAACGCTGGCAGACCACATGAGCTGGAGGACCACCTACCTGGTCCTCGCCGCCGTCCTCGCAGTGGTAACCGTGCCGCTGCACGCACTGTGCCTTCGAGCCCCGTGGCCGGCACCCTCCGGCCACGCCGCAGCCGGTCTCACCGCGGCGGCCGGTAGACGGCCGGAGTCGGCTGTGCCGCGAACCCGGCCGTTCCTCCTCCTCGGGCTCTCCATGGCTCTGGCTTCGTTCGCGTTCGCCGCAGCCGTCGTCGCCACCGTGCCGCTGCTGACGAACCGCGCTCTTTCCTCGGAGGCCGCGGCCTGGGCGCTGGGCCTTGGCGGCGTGGGGCAGGTGCTGGGGCGCCTGGGGTACGCAGCCCTCGTCCGCCGCGTCGGTGTGCGCGCCCGCACGGTGCTCGCGTACAGCCTGGGCGGGCTCACCACCCTGGCCCTGGGGATCGCGCCGGGACCGATGCCTTTGCTGATCGCTGCGAGCATGGCGGCCGGCGCCGTACGAGGCGTGGCGACCCTTCTGCAGGCAACAGCGATCACCGACCGGTGGGGGGCGCAGTCCTACGGCACCCTGAGCGGCCTGCTGTCGGCGCCTGCCGTCGCCGCCACCGCACTGGCCCCGTGGGCCGGTGCGGGCCTGGCCGTTCTCCTGGGCGGCTACCCCGCATTGTTCGCGCTCCTGGCGGCCCTCCTGGGTGCCGCTGCTGTGCTGGCCGCGGGTTCGGTACCGCGCAAGGCAACCGGCGCTTCAACCGGATGA
- a CDS encoding MFS transporter yields the protein MTTTAPAKRSPLRSGQFRRVIVAEFVSSIGTQMTTLALPWFVLTTTGSPARMGLVFVIQILPVPLLSMPAGLLVARWGARRVSIVGDAVGAVLIAAVPTLYLAGALPFWALLVIVALLGCIASAYLPSQRMLLVETLGTDERVVTAANALFETATSTARLVGPAVAGFLIAGFGPLHVLWVDAATFAVSAVLLLGLPRRKRAPEPMSASKMGEGLSFVLRDPVLKRMSLAAFGYGLLMPVVLLALPVMAKSRYDSDPHVVGWLMAAWGGGTAVGTVVVARLADRIPPVHFAACGGVGAAVMLWLLPWDQPAVTAALTIGAGCMFLPGVTAPAVALLTLRPPEDLRPHVIPLFGAAVFVASPIAYGTAGVLFEHLAVGTVLAAVAVGATLCALILLSLVRHPEADPRREAGDGSAAGITR from the coding sequence GTGACCACGACCGCGCCGGCGAAGCGCTCGCCCTTGCGCAGCGGTCAGTTCCGCAGGGTCATCGTCGCGGAGTTCGTCTCCTCGATCGGCACCCAGATGACGACACTGGCGCTGCCGTGGTTCGTGCTGACGACCACGGGCTCGCCGGCGCGGATGGGGCTGGTGTTCGTCATCCAGATCCTGCCGGTGCCGCTGCTGAGCATGCCTGCCGGCCTGCTGGTGGCCCGGTGGGGTGCCCGCCGCGTGTCCATCGTGGGCGACGCCGTCGGCGCGGTTCTGATTGCGGCTGTGCCCACTCTGTATCTGGCGGGGGCGCTGCCGTTCTGGGCGTTGCTGGTCATCGTGGCCCTCCTCGGCTGCATCGCATCGGCCTACCTGCCTTCCCAGAGGATGCTGCTGGTCGAGACCCTCGGGACGGACGAGCGGGTCGTCACCGCGGCCAACGCCCTGTTCGAGACGGCGACCTCGACGGCACGGCTGGTCGGCCCAGCGGTCGCCGGCTTCCTGATAGCCGGGTTCGGCCCGCTCCACGTGCTGTGGGTCGACGCCGCCACGTTCGCGGTCTCGGCGGTGCTCCTGCTCGGCCTGCCGCGCCGCAAACGGGCCCCGGAGCCGATGTCGGCGAGCAAGATGGGGGAGGGCCTGTCCTTCGTCCTCCGGGACCCGGTGCTCAAACGGATGTCGCTCGCCGCCTTCGGATACGGCCTGCTCATGCCGGTCGTGCTGCTCGCACTGCCGGTGATGGCCAAGAGCCGCTACGACTCCGATCCGCACGTGGTCGGATGGCTGATGGCCGCATGGGGCGGCGGAACCGCGGTGGGCACCGTCGTCGTCGCCCGGCTCGCCGACCGGATACCACCGGTGCACTTCGCGGCATGCGGCGGAGTGGGCGCAGCCGTCATGCTGTGGCTGCTGCCCTGGGACCAGCCGGCCGTGACCGCGGCACTCACGATCGGGGCCGGCTGCATGTTCCTGCCCGGGGTCACCGCGCCCGCCGTCGCGCTGCTGACACTGCGACCGCCGGAGGACCTGCGCCCGCACGTGATCCCGCTGTTCGGCGCCGCCGTCTTCGTGGCCAGCCCGATCGCCTACGGGACGGCGGGAGTGCTGTTCGAGCACCTCGCGGTGGGCACCGTCCTCGCGGCGGTCGCGGTGGGAGCGACCCTTTGCGCCCTGATACTGCTGAGCCTGGTCCGCCACCCGGAGGCCGACCCGCGCCGGGAAGCGGGCGACGGCTCCGCGGCTGGAATCACCCGGTGA
- a CDS encoding FadR/GntR family transcriptional regulator — MLEATGWQPLIRSRAWEQVVDRVEEKILSGDLRIGDRLPPERDLASMLGVSRAAVREALRVLEAHGVLHRPRVGTGRDSGSVIAGTPTTGLSRLLRVHVALSNFDLDEITEARVALERASASLAASQATESDLARMRELLDRMDDETLPRDRFNDLDTDFHMALAEAADNRLVTALTTAIRGAIRHTLLHAFEQLADADAVLNALRRQHRSLFEAVAQGDADRAADEVDRHIRGFHRIASHTLNRSVPRTPPAC; from the coding sequence GTGCTCGAGGCCACCGGCTGGCAGCCACTGATCCGTTCACGCGCGTGGGAGCAGGTCGTCGACCGCGTGGAGGAGAAGATCCTCTCCGGCGATCTGCGCATCGGCGACCGCCTCCCGCCCGAGCGGGACCTCGCCTCGATGCTCGGGGTGAGCAGGGCGGCCGTGCGCGAGGCGCTCCGCGTGCTGGAGGCACACGGTGTCCTGCACCGGCCCCGGGTCGGCACCGGTCGCGACTCCGGCAGCGTCATCGCCGGCACTCCGACGACCGGCCTCTCCAGGCTGCTTCGCGTCCATGTCGCGCTGTCGAACTTCGACCTGGACGAGATCACGGAGGCCCGCGTCGCGCTGGAGCGGGCGAGCGCCTCCCTGGCCGCCTCGCAGGCAACGGAGAGCGATCTCGCCCGCATGCGCGAACTCCTCGACCGCATGGACGACGAGACCCTGCCGCGGGACCGGTTCAACGACCTGGATACCGACTTTCACATGGCGCTGGCCGAGGCGGCGGACAACCGGCTCGTGACCGCCCTCACCACCGCGATCCGCGGGGCGATCCGGCACACTCTCCTCCACGCTTTCGAGCAGTTGGCCGATGCGGACGCCGTGCTGAACGCGCTGCGCCGCCAGCACCGCTCGCTTTTCGAGGCCGTCGCGCAAGGTGACGCCGACCGGGCCGCCGACGAAGTCGACCGGCACATCCGAGGCTTCCACCGCATCGCATCCCACACCCTCAACCGGTCCGTGCCCCGCACCCCGCCTGCGTGCTGA
- a CDS encoding phosphate ABC transporter substrate-binding protein: protein MSRKPRLIFNGYTRHTESSTVMGSRRRGYGRLASASLVLASLVTACADEAGGTGAMQASGSTTVAPVAADAAEALKAKGLDITVATQGGSAGGIAQLGAGQIDIALSSKPLSDADRSAHAGTDFVTTQIGSDAVGVIVTKKVADAGVTNLTKDQVRGLFEGKITNWSEVGGPDLRVFVYDKEPGRGTREVLDKYIYGDGKPPPPPESGNFAIVGGNLETRNKLKSTPGAVAPLSTGFIEGHNDLAAVTLDGIAPSSENVASGKYPMSRPLYMITNGEPKGTAKEFIDYILTDKGQTLLPKHGYLTLKQIGK from the coding sequence ATGTCACGCAAGCCCCGATTGATATTCAACGGCTATACCCGGCACACGGAATCGTCCACGGTGATGGGCAGCAGGAGGCGCGGTTACGGGCGACTGGCATCTGCCTCGCTGGTGCTCGCGTCGCTCGTCACGGCCTGCGCCGACGAGGCAGGCGGGACGGGGGCGATGCAGGCCAGCGGATCCACCACGGTGGCACCGGTCGCCGCTGACGCGGCCGAGGCTCTGAAGGCCAAAGGGCTCGACATCACCGTCGCCACGCAGGGCGGATCCGCCGGCGGCATAGCCCAACTCGGCGCGGGTCAGATAGATATAGCGCTGAGTTCGAAGCCCCTGTCGGACGCGGACCGCTCGGCACACGCCGGTACCGACTTCGTCACGACTCAGATCGGCTCGGACGCGGTCGGTGTGATCGTTACCAAGAAGGTCGCGGATGCGGGGGTGACGAACCTGACCAAGGACCAGGTCCGCGGCCTGTTCGAGGGAAAGATCACGAACTGGTCCGAGGTCGGCGGGCCGGACCTGAGGGTCTTCGTCTACGACAAGGAGCCGGGCCGCGGGACCCGTGAGGTGCTGGACAAGTACATCTACGGGGACGGGAAGCCGCCGCCCCCGCCGGAGTCCGGCAACTTCGCCATCGTGGGAGGCAACCTCGAGACCCGGAACAAGCTCAAGTCCACCCCCGGAGCCGTCGCGCCTCTCTCCACCGGCTTCATCGAGGGGCACAACGACCTGGCCGCGGTGACCCTGGACGGAATCGCCCCGAGTTCCGAGAACGTCGCGTCAGGGAAGTATCCGATGTCCAGGCCGCTGTACATGATCACCAACGGTGAGCCGAAGGGAACGGCGAAGGAGTTCATCGACTACATCCTGACGGACAAGGGGCAGACGCTGCTGCCCAAGCACGGCTACCTGACGCTCAAGCAAATCGGGAAGTAA
- a CDS encoding helix-turn-helix transcriptional regulator: MSNLRSSLMLDPSVEPCCPPLTERPYRAEEAEVAARMFKALGNPVRLRLFSAVASHEGGEACVCDISDVGVSPPTVSHHLKSLKEAGLLASERRGTWVYYRVEPGVLAAMGQALTAEAGT, encoded by the coding sequence ATGTCGAATCTCAGGTCGTCGCTCATGCTTGACCCATCCGTAGAGCCATGCTGCCCGCCACTCACCGAGCGTCCGTACCGAGCCGAAGAGGCCGAGGTGGCCGCCAGGATGTTCAAGGCCCTCGGCAACCCGGTCCGTCTCCGCTTGTTCTCCGCGGTCGCCTCCCACGAGGGTGGTGAGGCATGCGTATGCGACATCTCCGACGTCGGCGTCTCTCCGCCCACCGTGTCCCACCACCTGAAGAGTCTCAAAGAGGCGGGACTGCTGGCGTCTGAGCGCCGGGGCACCTGGGTCTACTACCGTGTCGAACCCGGCGTGCTGGCCGCGATGGGGCAGGCGCTGACTGCGGAAGCCGGTACCTGA
- a CDS encoding helix-turn-helix transcriptional regulator — translation MLNTSALDAPATGTGIPCCPPLDERALTEEEAEQVSRMFKALGDPVRLQLLWKIAARPGAEACVCEVSNVGVARTTVSHHLKKLREAGLLSSERRGTQVYYRVTTEATETLARALQVECGHRGSAS, via the coding sequence ATGCTGAACACAAGCGCACTCGACGCGCCCGCCACGGGCACCGGGATACCGTGCTGCCCGCCCTTGGACGAGCGAGCGCTGACCGAGGAGGAAGCCGAGCAAGTCTCCCGCATGTTCAAAGCGCTGGGTGACCCGGTGCGTTTACAACTGCTGTGGAAGATCGCGGCGCGACCGGGTGCGGAAGCCTGCGTGTGCGAGGTGTCCAACGTCGGGGTCGCACGGACGACGGTGAGCCATCACCTCAAGAAGCTCCGCGAGGCGGGCCTCCTGTCCTCTGAGCGTCGCGGGACCCAGGTGTACTACCGGGTCACTACGGAAGCGACGGAGACATTGGCCCGGGCGCTGCAGGTCGAGTGCGGGCATCGGGGCTCTGCGTCGTGA
- a CDS encoding helix-turn-helix transcriptional regulator yields the protein MSHAAPPLSALSPCCPPLNERPLTAGEAERTAAMFKALGDPVRLRLFSAVASHENGEACVCDISDVGVSQPTVSHHLKKLRDAGLLTSQRRGTWVFYRVEPSVLAAMRQMLGRY from the coding sequence ATGTCGCACGCCGCTCCGCCCCTTTCTGCACTCTCCCCTTGCTGCCCGCCCCTGAACGAACGCCCCCTGACGGCGGGCGAGGCCGAGAGAACCGCTGCCATGTTCAAGGCCCTGGGAGACCCGGTCCGGCTACGGTTGTTCTCGGCTGTCGCCTCCCACGAGAACGGTGAGGCGTGTGTCTGCGACATCTCCGATGTAGGGGTCTCCCAGCCAACGGTCTCCCACCACCTCAAGAAGCTCCGCGACGCCGGGCTGCTCACCTCGCAGCGCCGAGGGACATGGGTGTTCTACCGGGTCGAGCCCTCCGTGCTCGCCGCCATGCGGCAGATGCTGGGACGCTACTGA
- a CDS encoding L-lactate permease encodes MLTGNLAVLSLLALAPILLVGVLLVGLRWPATYAMPAGYALVVVIAMVAWEVGATEVVASSVQGLIIALTLLYIVFGALLLLATLDASGALRTIRSAFTQISPDRRVQAIIVGWLFGSFIEGASGFGTPAAVVAPLLLALGFPAMAAVMVGLIIQSTPVSFGAVGTPMLVGVNNGLSGSPAVEAHLEREGTVLADYVPEVAVQVALLHAIIGTLVPLFVVCLLTRYFGTRRSFGEGLAIAPFALFAALAMTVPYVAVAVLFGPEFPSLLGGLVGLFIVMIATRRGFLQPARPWDFPPRERWLPEWTGTVQPDMREATATDMPVARAWLPYLVVASLLVLTRLPQLPLKEWLSGMSIEWNGILGTGVSQAVEPLFLPGFMFLATIGFTYVVFRMKRREIAESWRVAGRQIVAAGVALLFAVPLVRVFINSGPDFNTTGLDSMPLTLATGAADLAGSAWPMFAPWVGALGAFVAGSNTVSNLMFSLFQFSTAEQIDVSPTVVVATQAVGGAAGNMVTVHNVVAACATVGLIGKEGHLIRKTVLPMIYYCVAAGMLSYVFIHGLGLNAGTLGLALLLAFLTALAVYARRRVPADGPADG; translated from the coding sequence GTGCTGACCGGCAACCTCGCCGTTCTGAGCCTCCTTGCCCTGGCCCCGATCCTGCTCGTGGGGGTACTGCTCGTCGGGCTGCGCTGGCCCGCCACCTACGCCATGCCCGCCGGCTACGCCCTCGTCGTCGTGATCGCCATGGTGGCCTGGGAGGTCGGGGCCACCGAGGTGGTCGCCTCCTCGGTCCAGGGGCTGATCATCGCCCTCACCCTGCTCTACATCGTCTTCGGTGCCCTGTTGCTCCTGGCGACGCTCGACGCCAGCGGGGCCCTGCGGACGATCCGTTCGGCGTTCACCCAAATCAGCCCCGACCGCCGGGTGCAGGCGATCATCGTGGGCTGGCTGTTCGGCAGTTTCATCGAGGGCGCTTCCGGGTTCGGCACCCCCGCGGCGGTGGTCGCCCCGTTGCTGCTTGCCCTGGGTTTCCCTGCGATGGCCGCCGTGATGGTGGGGCTGATCATCCAGAGCACGCCGGTGAGCTTCGGGGCCGTGGGCACGCCGATGCTCGTCGGTGTCAACAACGGGCTGAGCGGTTCCCCGGCCGTTGAGGCCCACCTGGAGCGTGAGGGTACCGTCCTGGCCGATTACGTGCCGGAGGTCGCCGTCCAGGTCGCGCTACTGCACGCGATCATCGGTACTCTCGTGCCGCTGTTCGTCGTCTGCCTGCTGACCCGCTACTTCGGCACCCGCCGCAGCTTCGGGGAGGGCCTGGCGATCGCGCCTTTCGCGCTGTTCGCCGCGCTCGCCATGACCGTTCCCTATGTGGCGGTCGCGGTGCTGTTCGGTCCGGAGTTTCCCTCGCTCCTCGGCGGGCTCGTCGGCCTGTTCATCGTCATGATCGCGACCCGGCGCGGCTTCCTGCAACCCGCACGGCCCTGGGACTTCCCTCCGCGGGAGCGCTGGCTGCCCGAGTGGACGGGCACCGTGCAGCCCGACATGCGCGAGGCCACCGCAACGGACATGCCCGTGGCCAGGGCATGGCTGCCCTACCTGGTGGTGGCCTCGCTGCTCGTGCTCACCCGGCTTCCCCAATTGCCGCTCAAGGAATGGCTGTCGGGGATGTCGATCGAGTGGAACGGCATTCTCGGCACGGGAGTCTCCCAGGCGGTGGAACCGCTCTTCCTACCGGGGTTCATGTTCTTGGCGACCATCGGGTTCACCTACGTGGTGTTCCGCATGAAGCGCCGCGAGATTGCTGAGTCGTGGCGAGTGGCGGGTCGCCAGATCGTCGCCGCGGGGGTGGCGCTCCTGTTCGCCGTCCCTCTCGTCCGGGTATTCATCAACTCCGGCCCCGACTTCAACACCACGGGGCTGGACAGCATGCCCCTGACCCTCGCCACCGGAGCGGCGGACCTCGCCGGCTCGGCCTGGCCGATGTTCGCGCCCTGGGTCGGCGCGCTCGGCGCGTTCGTGGCGGGCAGCAACACGGTGAGCAACCTGATGTTCTCGCTCTTCCAGTTCTCGACGGCGGAGCAGATCGATGTCAGTCCGACGGTGGTTGTGGCCACGCAAGCGGTCGGCGGCGCGGCAGGGAACATGGTCACGGTCCACAATGTCGTCGCCGCGTGTGCCACCGTAGGGCTCATCGGGAAAGAGGGCCACCTCATCCGCAAGACGGTCCTGCCGATGATCTACTACTGCGTCGCCGCGGGCATGCTCTCCTATGTCTTCATCCACGGCCTCGGCCTCAACGCGGGAACTCTCGGCCTCGCCCTGCTGCTCGCTTTTCTCACCGCGCTGGCCGTGTACGCCCGGCGACGCGTGCCTGCCGACGGCCCCGCAGACGGCTGA
- a CDS encoding cytochrome P450 yields the protein MTDDATCPISNGLPTLRERPFDPPEALRAQDPVSRMTFPDGYEGWLVTSYKLGRSILSDKRFSSAPTNKHLAFPSNRAADLEADIPGLFEHMDPPDHTRFRRQLAGQFTLRRMRLLTPRIEEITAHYADAMLAKGAPADLVADYAVPVSSQVICELLGVPVADRDRFEGDSEKLLSLDAEPQEVQQALGDLVELTGELLARKKAEPADDVLSVLVSGEEISLPESVGATLLLLVAGHETTANMLSLGTYALLSNPDQMERLRADESLMEGAVEELLRYLTVVHVGVQRTATEDVELDGLSLRKGDTVLIHLPSANRDPHQFPDPDRLDVTQGEIGHLTFSHGIHQCLGQQLARLELRIGYTTLLRRFPGLRLAAEPDEIPTRSDMTVYGVHRLPVAW from the coding sequence ATGACTGACGACGCGACGTGCCCGATCTCCAACGGGCTGCCCACGCTCCGGGAGCGGCCGTTCGACCCACCGGAGGCGCTACGAGCCCAGGACCCGGTCTCCCGGATGACCTTCCCTGACGGGTACGAGGGCTGGCTCGTCACCAGCTACAAGCTGGGCCGGTCGATCCTCTCCGACAAGCGGTTCAGCTCGGCCCCGACGAACAAGCACCTGGCGTTCCCGTCCAACCGTGCGGCGGACCTGGAGGCTGATATCCCCGGCCTGTTCGAGCACATGGACCCGCCGGACCACACCCGCTTCCGGCGGCAGCTCGCCGGCCAGTTCACCCTTCGCCGGATGCGCCTGCTCACGCCGCGGATCGAGGAGATCACCGCGCACTACGCCGACGCGATGCTCGCCAAGGGGGCGCCCGCGGACCTGGTCGCGGACTACGCGGTGCCGGTGTCCTCGCAGGTGATCTGCGAACTGCTGGGCGTACCGGTCGCCGACCGGGACCGCTTCGAGGGGGACTCCGAGAAGCTGCTGAGTCTCGACGCCGAGCCGCAGGAGGTGCAGCAGGCACTCGGCGACCTCGTCGAGCTGACCGGCGAGCTGCTCGCCCGGAAGAAGGCCGAGCCGGCGGACGACGTGCTGAGCGTGCTGGTGTCGGGGGAGGAGATCAGCCTGCCGGAGTCGGTCGGCGCCACACTGCTGCTGCTCGTCGCCGGGCACGAGACCACGGCGAACATGCTGTCGCTCGGCACGTACGCGCTGCTGAGCAATCCGGATCAGATGGAACGGCTGCGTGCTGACGAGTCGCTGATGGAGGGCGCCGTCGAGGAACTTCTGCGCTACCTCACCGTGGTGCACGTAGGCGTGCAGCGCACCGCCACCGAGGACGTCGAACTCGACGGGCTGAGCCTGCGCAAGGGGGACACGGTGCTGATCCATCTGCCCAGCGCGAACCGCGACCCCCACCAGTTCCCGGACCCGGACCGCCTCGACGTCACTCAGGGCGAGATCGGCCACCTCACCTTCAGTCACGGCATCCACCAGTGCCTCGGGCAGCAACTGGCCCGCCTGGAGCTGCGTATCGGCTACACCACGCTGCTCCGGCGGTTCCCGGGCCTGCGGCTGGCCGCGGAGCCGGACGAGATCCCGACGCGCTCGGACATGACCGTTTACGGCGTGCACCGGCTGCCGGTGGCGTGGTGA